One window of the Perca flavescens isolate YP-PL-M2 chromosome 16, PFLA_1.0, whole genome shotgun sequence genome contains the following:
- the trim32 gene encoding E3 ubiquitin-protein ligase TRIM32: MEAASSSQLDPDLIREVLECPICLETYNQDQMRPKLLQCGHTVCRQCLEKLLANTINGVRCPFCSKVSRMSSISQLADNLTVLKILDCTTSCSAATAALMCKSCCNRLPRQYCHDCATVLCELCKGEGHLHQGHSVQPIRVAAEQRRKELGGKLTSLRDVMGDIQKKKTAIENISKSLRLKYQAVQQDYTSAELRLQEELSRSRRTFTASMAEVEKLNGQVLEEQTYLLNIAEVKVVSRCDYLRMLVRQSDIALLKDDGEGSDDEELDLRSSLPITFQLQEPELIRTEHSKPVEVGQVTTKTYTVNTEDEESGLEIALEGYVESEAGATGATCGGRGAAMDHYRDIDMVAAVEDAACGSPGSFKSKSMDAGGGSPGGAGASAGPAVCQFVKKMGCKGTLPGMFNLPVSICVAQQGEVLVADRGNYRIQIFNRKGFQREIRRNASSIDNFVLSFLGADLPNLIPLSIAVTPQGLIGVTDNYDNSVKVYTMDGHCVACHKNQLIKPWGITAMPSGQFVVSDVEGGKLWCIAVDRNLGVVSYNRLCSAVRPKFVTCDAAGTVYFTQGLALNFEKRHNEPHLEGGFSIGSVDADGQLGKQLSHFFSETEDFRCITGMCVDVNGDLLVTDSGRKEILQFPKEGGFKILIHEGLNCPVGVATTQKGQLLVLDCWDHCVKVYTYIQRRHSSTS; encoded by the coding sequence ATGGAGGCAGCATCTTCTTCCCAGCTGGACCCAGATCTAATAAGGGAGGTTCTTGAATGCCCTATCTGCCTGGAGACCTACAACCAGGATCAAATGAGACCCAAACTCCTGCAGTGTGGTCACACAGTGTGCCGGCAGTGTCTAGAGAAGCTATTGGCTAATACTATAAATGGTGTGCGCTGCCCCTTCTGTAGCAAGGTGTCCCGTATGAGCAGTATCTCCCAATTGGCCGATAATCTGACTGTGCTCAAGATCCTAGATTGTACTACATCCTGCAGTGCTGCTACTGCTGCCCTAATGTGCAAGTCCTGCTGCAACCGCCTACCACGACAGTACTGCCATGATTGTGCTACAGTCCTCTGTGAGCTCTGTAAAGGGGAGGGCCACCTGCATCAAGGCCATTCTGTCCAGCCGATTAGGGTGGCTGCTGAACAGCGTCGTAAAGAACTAGGTGGCAAGCTGACTTCTCTGCGTGATGTTATGGGTGATATTCAGAAGAAAAAGACAGCTATTGAAAACATCTCTAAGTCCTTGAGACTAAAGTACCAGGCAGTGCAGCAGGACTATACTTCAGCTGAGCTACGTCTTCAAGAGGAACTCAGTAGGTCTCGAAGGACATTCACAGCTTCCATGGCAGAAGTGGAAAAGCTTAATGGGCAAGTCCTGGAGGAGCAGACGTATCTCCTCAACATTGCAGAGGTAAAAGTGGTGTCACGCTGTGATTATCTGAGAATGCTGGTGAGGCAGAGCGATATTGCTTTGCTAAAGGATGATGGCGAAGGCAGTGATGACGAAGAGCTAGATTTGAGGAGCAGCTTGCCCATCACGTTTCAGCTGCAAGAGCCAGAGCTGATCAGAACAGAGCACTCTAAGCCTGTAGAAGTGGGCCAAGTGACCACAAAAACTTATACTGTCAATACAGAAGATGAGGAGAGCGGTTTGGAGATAGCACTTGAGGGTTATGTAGAGAGTGAAGCTGGGGCAACAGGGGCTACCTGTGGTGGAAGGGGGGCTGCAATGGATCATTACCGAGACATTGACATGGTTGCAGCTGTAGAGGATGCGGCATGTGGTTCACCAGGCAGCTTTAAGTCAAAGTCTATGGATGCAGGTGGGGGATCACCTGGAGGAGCTGGGGCAAGTGCAGGGCCGGCAGTCTGCCAGTTTGTGAAGAAGATGGGCTGCAAGGGAACGCTACCTGGCATGTTCAATTTACCAGTCAGCATCTGTGTAGCACAACAAGGTGAGGTCCTGGTGGCTGACCGTGGCAACTACCGCATCCAGATCTTTAATCGCAAAGGTTTCCAGCGTGAAATCCGCCGCAATGCCAGTAGCATCGACAACTTTGTCCTGAGCTTCCTTGGGGCTGACCTGCCTAACCTCATCCCCTTATCCATTGCTGTCACTCCTCAAGGCCTGATTGGGGTCACTGACAACTATGATAACTCGGTTAAAGTCTACACTATGGATGGACACTGTGTGGCTTGCCATAAGAACCAGCTGATTAAACCCTGGGGAATTACTGCCATGCCATCAGGTCAGTTTGTGGTGTCGGATGTGGAAGGTGGCAAGCTGTGGTGTATCGCAGTGGACCGCAATTTAGGTGTGGTCAGTTACAATCGATTGTGCTCTGCTGTGCGGCCAAAGTTTGTGACATGTGATGCGGCTGGAACAGTCTATTTCACCCAGGGCCTAGCCCTGAACTTTGAAAAACGTCACAATGAGCCCCACCTGGAAGGTGGCTTCTCTATTGGCTCAGTGGATGCAGACGGCCAGCTAGGCAAGCAGCTCAGCCATTTCTTTTCAGAGACAGAGGACTTCCGCTGTATCACTGGCATGTGTGTGGATGTCAATGGGGATTTGCTGGTAACGGACAGTGGCAGGAAAGAAATCCTCCAGTTTCCCAAAGAGGGTGGATTCAAAATTCTTATCCATGAAGGGCTGAACTGCCCTGTAGGAGTGGCCACCACCCAGAAAGGACAACTGCTTGTGCTGGATTGTTGGGACCACTGTGTCAAAGTCTACACATACATTCAGAGGAGGCACTCCTCCACTTCCTAG